Proteins from one Candidatus Desulfovibrio trichonymphae genomic window:
- the rnc gene encoding ribonuclease III: MPHHDATQNAVPDDVRAALEQRLTHVFSRPALLALALTHSSFANESGGGQEHNERLEFLGDAVLELCVSTELFRRFPAAREGELTAMRSKLISAAALAARARALGLDTLVMLGRGEENQGGRNRDSVLSDVLEAVVAAVYEDGGFAAACAAVGRIFAQCWPRAGEGARTAPDYKTRLQEITLRLCKDRPIYARRAAYGPEHAKIFEVALRLPDGRKFLGSGTSCKRAEQDAACNALAALENANANVAVTPASHSRAVGTDK; encoded by the coding sequence ATGCCGCACCACGACGCTACGCAGAATGCAGTGCCGGACGATGTCCGCGCCGCGCTGGAACAGCGCCTTACCCATGTTTTTTCACGGCCGGCGTTGCTCGCGCTGGCCCTGACGCATTCTTCCTTCGCCAATGAGTCAGGGGGCGGCCAGGAGCATAATGAGAGGCTGGAATTTTTGGGCGACGCCGTGCTTGAGCTGTGCGTCTCCACAGAACTGTTCCGGCGCTTCCCGGCCGCGCGTGAAGGCGAACTGACGGCCATGCGGTCAAAGCTGATCAGCGCCGCTGCTCTGGCGGCGCGCGCCCGTGCGCTGGGGCTGGACACGCTGGTGATGCTCGGGCGCGGAGAAGAAAATCAGGGCGGACGGAACCGCGATTCTGTTTTGAGCGACGTTCTGGAGGCTGTGGTGGCCGCCGTGTACGAAGATGGTGGCTTTGCGGCTGCATGCGCGGCGGTGGGGCGCATTTTTGCGCAGTGCTGGCCCCGCGCCGGCGAAGGGGCGCGAACGGCGCCGGATTATAAAACGCGGCTGCAGGAAATAACTCTGCGCCTTTGCAAAGACAGACCGATATATGCAAGGCGGGCGGCGTACGGCCCTGAGCATGCGAAAATTTTTGAAGTCGCGTTGCGCCTGCCGGACGGCAGGAAATTTTTGGGCAGCGGCACAAGCTGCAAGCGCGCGGAACAAGATGCGGCGTGCAACGCTCTTGCGGCGCTTGAAAACGCAAATGCGAACGTGGCCGTGACGCCAGCTTCTCACAGCCGAGCGGTCGGCACAGACAAATAA